The DNA window TTTTCACTGTGGAATACCCGGACCCttcttttgtttgtttcaatAAAATAAACTCAAAGCATATTTGTGGTAATGTGAATGTGGGTAGGCCTAGAGCCACACAACAGGTTAAAGGAGAAcacaaaaataatattttattaaagATTCCAAGTAAGGAGTCTTGTTTAATTCACAGATATCAAGTTTCAACATAAACATAGTACTAGTCCTTATACGTAGGAAGTTCCTCTTGTGGTCTTCTGCTGCAGGGTCACAGTGGACACTATTGTCTCTCCACTAGAGTAACCAATACAGTCTTTAGTAAATCAGTTCTGGGTGTGTATGTTCAagcataactccgaaacgcatggagagatttcaaccaaacttggtatacatcaagttcaagtttcaagtttattataaatttgattaatcacttattcaaaatcctaagcgatgtacacatcaataaaattacaaaattttaggGGATAACAAAACAAACGAAAAACCAAACCTTGCAgaacatatcacttactatccgGAGGAAAAAtactgcggggtgggggtaggggtgacattattgattttagtgtctaacccatagttttcgggctcactgagatgaataGTGACACTCCCAATgctgtttaagtccaagttcagccccatagagagagACATATGGGAGATGGAGCAGGTGTGGAGGGGGGACATGTGGTATAAATCctcgcacctaaagttaggcgtggatCCTGGCGCTTTTCGGAGCTCCGATTATAGAGTAGGGTTCAGCTCCAGATTATTTTTAATGGTGGccaaatttgggcaccttttATCGAATCTAGTCCCAAATGTATTAGGGTTCTACCTCCATAACCTGAAATTAAGCCATTCTCTATTGAACCACCATTACCTTATAAAGACACATATTACTTTATTAAAAGCTCCTTTCACGTCCTTATTCCTCAAGCTGTAGATCATAGGGTTTAACAAGGGAATCACCACAGCATAACACACACCAGCTAGTTTATCATGGTTGGAATAACTGGACTTGGGTCGCAAATACATGAAAAGAATCGTCCCAAAAAATATTAGCACAGCGGTTAAATGAGAAGCACAAGTATTCAAGGCTTTCAATTTCCCAGCGGCGGAGCGAATCCTCATAATGGTCGAAAGAATATAAGAGTAAGAAATTATGATAGTCACAAAAGAGACTGAACAGTTTAATGTGACAATGATGAAAAGCAAAAGCTCGTTAGCAGACGTATCTGAGCAGGAGAGTTTTATCACTGGTGGTACATCACAGTAGAAATGACTGATCATATTGGGTCCACAGAAGGTTAAGCGAAACGCCATGCTTGTATGTATCAGGGAATTGATAAATCCGCCCATGTAGGCCCCAGCTACTAACTGAATACAAACTCTTCTGTTCATGTTAATTGCATAGAGTAATGGGCTGCATATCGCCATGTAACGATCGTACGCCATAACCCCCAGCATTAAGCATTCTACATTtgcataagcagcataaaagtACATTTGTACTGCACAGCCGAGGAATGAGATACTTTTATGTTCCGCTAGGAGGTTTTCCAGGGCTTTAGGGGCAATGACCGAGGAATAACAAATATCTATAAAGGATAAATGGCTGAGAAAAAAGTACATAGGTGTGTGAAGCCGAGAGTCAATATAAATTAGTACAATAATGCCAATGTTGCCCAGGAGGGTGATGATATAAACCAGAAGCAGTATGATAAAGAGCAGAGTTTGCAGCATTGGATCGTTGGTGAATCCCAAGAAAATAAATTCATTCACTGTTCCATTTATCCACTGCATTATGCCACGCTATGTAATCTAgaatataaaagatttttttttttaaaaaagttca is part of the Geotrypetes seraphini chromosome 14, aGeoSer1.1, whole genome shotgun sequence genome and encodes:
- the LOC117348348 gene encoding olfactory receptor 1009-like isoform X1 — translated: MSMEKSWINGTVNEFIFLGFTNDPMLQTLLFIILLLVYIITLLGNIGIIVLIYIDSRLHTPMYFFLSHLSFIDICYSSVIAPKALENLLAEHKSISFLGCAVQMYFYAAYANVECLMLGVMAYDRYMAICSPLLYAINMNRRVCIQLVAGAYMGGFINSLIHTSMAFRLTFCGPNMISHFYCDVPPVIKLSCSDTSANELLLFIIVTLNCSVSFVTIIISYSYILSTIMRIRSAAGKLKALNTCASHLTAVLIFFGTILFMYLRPKSSYSNHDKLAGVCYAVVIPLLNPMIYSLRNKDVKGAFNKVICVFIR
- the LOC117348348 gene encoding olfactory receptor 1009-like isoform X2, whose amino-acid sequence is MKEMAFSIVNEFIFLGFTNDPMLQTLLFIILLLVYIITLLGNIGIIVLIYIDSRLHTPMYFFLSHLSFIDICYSSVIAPKALENLLAEHKSISFLGCAVQMYFYAAYANVECLMLGVMAYDRYMAICSPLLYAINMNRRVCIQLVAGAYMGGFINSLIHTSMAFRLTFCGPNMISHFYCDVPPVIKLSCSDTSANELLLFIIVTLNCSVSFVTIIISYSYILSTIMRIRSAAGKLKALNTCASHLTAVLIFFGTILFMYLRPKSSYSNHDKLAGVCYAVVIPLLNPMIYSLRNKDVKGAFNKVICVFIR
- the LOC117348348 gene encoding olfactory receptor 1009-like isoform X3 produces the protein MQWINGTVNEFIFLGFTNDPMLQTLLFIILLLVYIITLLGNIGIIVLIYIDSRLHTPMYFFLSHLSFIDICYSSVIAPKALENLLAEHKSISFLGCAVQMYFYAAYANVECLMLGVMAYDRYMAICSPLLYAINMNRRVCIQLVAGAYMGGFINSLIHTSMAFRLTFCGPNMISHFYCDVPPVIKLSCSDTSANELLLFIIVTLNCSVSFVTIIISYSYILSTIMRIRSAAGKLKALNTCASHLTAVLIFFGTILFMYLRPKSSYSNHDKLAGVCYAVVIPLLNPMIYSLRNKDVKGAFNKVICVFIR
- the LOC117348348 gene encoding olfactory receptor 1009-like isoform X4, whose product is MLQTLLFIILLLVYIITLLGNIGIIVLIYIDSRLHTPMYFFLSHLSFIDICYSSVIAPKALENLLAEHKSISFLGCAVQMYFYAAYANVECLMLGVMAYDRYMAICSPLLYAINMNRRVCIQLVAGAYMGGFINSLIHTSMAFRLTFCGPNMISHFYCDVPPVIKLSCSDTSANELLLFIIVTLNCSVSFVTIIISYSYILSTIMRIRSAAGKLKALNTCASHLTAVLIFFGTILFMYLRPKSSYSNHDKLAGVCYAVVIPLLNPMIYSLRNKDVKGAFNKVICVFIR